A genomic segment from Bradyrhizobium sp. CB1015 encodes:
- a CDS encoding nodulate formation efficiency C protein, translating into MSNTIRASDNPLVERLKSTWRAQDGETIEQIISNVSKVAQFVPQMWGVAELGESDHVFVSWTRHRDNKSDEQYAITWKVALDGTTELASTYAKPMELGWRALALSLIAKEVADGERDANLSFLHDPSNFNFVTTPQGRLGDLLRQGRCTIIEPVGVDYLPKQNDKPNEKGDLWRILLLVNCDIQGPRYFTHNGVITFEKSEGQDWEPQSSFAKRIAKFPPGSWFQRTEPKEEQDSGERRP; encoded by the coding sequence ATGAGCAACACTATTCGCGCCAGCGACAACCCCCTTGTCGAAAGACTTAAGTCAACTTGGCGAGCGCAAGATGGTGAGACGATAGAACAAATCATCTCGAATGTCTCGAAGGTGGCACAGTTCGTCCCTCAGATGTGGGGGGTCGCTGAACTCGGCGAAAGCGACCATGTTTTCGTTTCGTGGACCAGGCACCGAGACAACAAATCAGACGAACAGTACGCGATCACCTGGAAAGTCGCGCTCGACGGTACGACTGAGCTTGCGTCAACCTATGCGAAGCCGATGGAATTGGGCTGGCGTGCCCTAGCGCTCTCGTTGATCGCCAAAGAAGTCGCAGATGGTGAAAGGGACGCAAACCTTAGCTTTCTGCATGATCCAAGTAACTTCAACTTTGTGACTACGCCGCAAGGCCGGCTCGGCGATCTTCTGCGGCAGGGCCGATGCACTATCATTGAACCTGTTGGGGTAGACTACTTACCCAAGCAGAATGACAAGCCGAACGAGAAAGGCGATCTATGGCGCATTCTGCTCTTGGTGAATTGCGATATCCAAGGACCACGTTATTTTACACACAACGGGGTCATCACTTTTGAGAAGAGCGAAGGCCAAGATTGGGAGCCACAATCCTCTTTTGCCAAGCGCATCGCGAAATTTCCTCCGGGCTCCTGGTTCCAACGAACCGAGCCAAAGGAAGAGCAAGACTCAGGAGAGCGAAGGCCTTAG